In a genomic window of Syntrophales bacterium:
- a CDS encoding SIS domain-containing protein, with protein MCGFAGIITVKRSDGQTTDAGQGLVQLFGKIRENAMKALLAGSVPLKHYLDGRGYLEEMEKDILHLKGERNFQHLFFRADRARQLSDLSEKIGLFLFEEEKLLEENADRFLTEEMETINSRLVLMKDIHWSFKRDILDNIERIIALTGADGVKEISPEAFKKYRKINFLLNCLERLEVRGRDSAGIQISFTLRDGAVLDEVTTTLKEKGLYEDFLKRTKTGDLVSGCISLSTELQSIKNHRGTTVSFTYKTSLIIGELGRNIRDLKETIARDRILQEFARQDAVFETSFAHTRWASVGAITEENCHPVNNFTLGKTPNDDIKAGIIKNYPRYGMGNWTISVVLNGDIDNYQALRDTLESEGVMFPPEVTTDTKIIPLQIEKYLSKGCDLTEAFRLAVNDFEGSHAIAMVSNVEAGKVFLALMGSGQSIYVGLTPDQYIFSSELYGLVEGTPFFLKMDGDKSSGDGEKTAGQIFVLDQDSEGGLSGIRALNYDGTPLNLQPEDIRKAEITTRDIYRGDYPHYFLKEITESSVSVKKTLRGKYRISEGQKGGKAVIFNLGQDVVPEKLRDALLRDEIRNITVIGHGTAAVAGAAIAEAFVRYLKDTRIRIEVRIASELSGFFLRDDMRDTLVIPVTQSGTTTDTNRAVTMAVERGATIIAIVNRRQSEVTTRADGVFYTSDGRDIEMSVASTKAFYSQIVAGHVLALFFAQLFQTISDDTIAGELLCLEQAPEMMRRVLEKKEHIGQSARHLARQKRYWAVVGSGPNKIAADEIRIKLSELCYTTISSDVVENKKHIDLSAEPLIIVCAAGSEETVIGDIIKDVAIFKAHRASVIVFADEGEDRFNGIADAVIGIPKAPLPMPLILNTLTGHLWGYYAARSIDEDAVFFREFRSHLNQGMFEHEKKNYSLYERIADRSFRGIVGDFSVRFNQMRSNDSFSQTGVKTTSDIALLLKYAGGKLPLEDFWHDFKGKNGITSPIDMLDIALGHAVDELSRPIDAIRHQAKTVTVGTSRREQPLRGIIFNLLRELRFSPKAIVSKDILAISRMQPAMAAIKGYTLYDINNLDMEGNPGDASTISIKERGGISVRMKSRAEDSGVLMGTKKTIVSTGRVYVGRGKSDGAPIVIIPLLGETYTVRNLLLIHVDFNESLTTQERKDILGYRFNDIRNLINEYNFPWDDRYLERIPMATLLGEPVEVVAEEIKQSLRGQRTEDRGQGTEISRGGVFLL; from the coding sequence ATGTGCGGTTTCGCCGGCATCATCACCGTTAAAAGGAGCGACGGGCAAACCACCGATGCAGGCCAGGGACTCGTCCAGCTCTTTGGTAAGATCAGGGAAAACGCAATGAAGGCCCTGCTTGCCGGCTCTGTTCCCCTAAAGCATTATCTGGACGGTAGAGGATATTTGGAGGAGATGGAAAAGGATATCCTCCACTTAAAAGGCGAGAGAAACTTTCAGCACCTCTTCTTTCGTGCCGACAGGGCCCGCCAATTGTCCGACCTTTCTGAAAAAATCGGCCTGTTTCTCTTCGAGGAAGAGAAGCTCCTCGAAGAGAATGCCGATCGTTTTTTAACCGAAGAAATGGAGACCATAAACAGCAGACTCGTCCTGATGAAGGATATCCACTGGAGTTTTAAAAGGGATATTCTTGATAACATCGAAAGGATCATCGCCCTGACGGGAGCGGATGGGGTTAAGGAAATCTCGCCTGAGGCATTTAAAAAATATAGAAAAATTAACTTTCTCCTGAATTGCCTGGAGCGTCTCGAGGTTCGGGGCCGGGATTCGGCAGGAATCCAGATTTCCTTTACCCTCCGTGACGGCGCTGTGCTTGATGAGGTGACGACAACCCTTAAAGAAAAGGGCCTGTATGAAGATTTTTTAAAGAGGACCAAAACCGGGGATCTGGTCAGCGGTTGCATCAGTCTTTCTACGGAATTGCAATCCATAAAAAACCACAGAGGTACTACGGTTTCGTTTACCTACAAGACCTCCTTAATTATCGGGGAACTGGGCCGGAATATCAGAGACTTGAAAGAAACTATTGCCCGGGATCGTATCTTACAAGAGTTTGCCAGGCAAGATGCGGTCTTTGAGACGTCTTTTGCCCATACGCGCTGGGCATCAGTAGGCGCCATAACGGAGGAAAACTGCCATCCCGTCAACAATTTTACCCTTGGTAAAACCCCTAATGACGACATAAAAGCGGGGATAATAAAAAATTACCCCCGCTACGGCATGGGGAACTGGACGATCAGTGTTGTCCTGAACGGGGATATTGACAATTATCAGGCACTCCGGGATACCCTTGAATCAGAAGGGGTCATGTTTCCACCGGAGGTCACAACAGATACGAAGATCATCCCCCTGCAGATTGAAAAATATCTCTCCAAAGGATGTGATCTTACCGAGGCATTCAGGCTGGCGGTAAATGACTTTGAAGGCTCCCACGCCATCGCCATGGTGAGCAATGTGGAGGCGGGAAAGGTCTTTCTCGCCCTGATGGGAAGCGGGCAGTCAATTTATGTAGGTCTCACCCCCGACCAGTATATCTTCTCCTCAGAGTTGTACGGCTTGGTAGAGGGAACCCCCTTTTTTCTTAAAATGGACGGGGATAAGTCTTCCGGGGATGGCGAAAAAACGGCCGGTCAAATCTTCGTCCTCGATCAGGATTCAGAAGGTGGTCTCTCAGGGATCAGGGCCCTCAATTATGATGGGACGCCCTTAAACCTTCAACCGGAGGATATCCGGAAGGCCGAGATTACCACCCGCGATATCTATCGTGGAGACTACCCCCATTACTTCCTGAAAGAAATCACAGAATCGTCCGTTTCCGTGAAAAAGACACTGCGGGGCAAGTATCGCATTTCCGAAGGACAGAAGGGTGGAAAAGCGGTTATCTTCAATCTCGGTCAGGACGTTGTACCGGAGAAATTGAGAGATGCCCTCCTCCGTGATGAGATCAGAAATATTACTGTCATCGGTCATGGCACAGCGGCTGTAGCCGGTGCAGCTATCGCCGAGGCCTTTGTCCGTTATCTGAAAGATACCCGCATCAGGATTGAGGTCAGGATAGCCTCTGAACTGAGCGGATTTTTCCTGAGAGACGACATGAGGGATACACTTGTTATTCCTGTCACCCAGTCGGGTACAACAACGGACACCAATCGTGCCGTCACCATGGCCGTGGAACGGGGAGCAACAATCATCGCTATCGTCAACAGGAGACAGTCTGAAGTAACCACCAGGGCCGATGGAGTCTTCTACACCAGTGACGGCAGAGACATCGAGATGTCGGTGGCCTCAACCAAGGCATTTTACTCCCAGATTGTTGCCGGCCACGTCCTTGCCCTCTTTTTCGCCCAGCTCTTCCAGACCATTTCCGATGATACTATTGCCGGGGAACTGCTCTGTCTGGAACAGGCCCCGGAGATGATGAGACGGGTCCTGGAGAAAAAGGAACATATCGGCCAATCTGCCCGGCACCTGGCCAGGCAGAAGAGGTACTGGGCCGTGGTGGGGAGCGGTCCGAACAAGATAGCGGCAGATGAGATCAGGATCAAGTTGAGCGAGCTGTGTTATACAACTATATCTTCGGATGTGGTAGAAAACAAAAAACACATTGATCTTTCCGCAGAACCTCTGATCATTGTCTGCGCGGCAGGCAGCGAGGAGACGGTAATCGGGGATATCATTAAAGATGTAGCCATCTTCAAGGCCCACAGGGCGAGCGTGATTGTTTTTGCCGATGAGGGGGAGGACCGCTTCAACGGGATAGCCGATGCGGTAATCGGGATACCTAAGGCGCCGTTACCCATGCCTCTCATTCTCAATACTCTAACGGGGCATCTATGGGGCTACTATGCCGCCCGCAGTATTGACGAAGATGCCGTGTTCTTTCGGGAGTTCAGAAGTCACCTCAATCAGGGTATGTTTGAACATGAGAAAAAAAATTACTCCCTTTACGAGAGGATCGCCGACAGGAGTTTTCGGGGGATAGTGGGGGATTTTTCTGTCAGGTTCAATCAGATGAGGAGCAACGACTCTTTCTCTCAGACCGGTGTCAAGACTACCTCCGATATAGCCCTTCTCCTGAAATACGCCGGGGGGAAACTGCCCCTCGAAGACTTCTGGCATGATTTCAAAGGGAAAAACGGCATCACCTCTCCCATTGACATGCTGGACATTGCCCTTGGCCATGCCGTGGATGAGCTTTCCAGGCCGATTGATGCGATCAGACATCAGGCAAAGACGGTGACCGTCGGCACAAGCAGGAGGGAACAACCGCTGCGGGGGATCATCTTCAACCTTTTGAGGGAACTGAGATTTTCCCCAAAGGCCATCGTCAGTAAGGATATTCTTGCCATCAGTAGAATGCAGCCGGCAATGGCCGCAATCAAGGGATATACCCTCTATGATATTAACAACCTTGATATGGAGGGAAACCCCGGAGATGCCTCAACAATCTCCATCAAAGAGAGGGGTGGCATCTCGGTCAGGATGAAATCGAGGGCAGAGGATTCGGGCGTTCTCATGGGGACGAAAAAGACCATCGTG
- a CDS encoding UDP-N-acetylglucosamine pyrophosphorylase, which translates to MEMTLPPKVRQLMGKGVSIPNPWAVEIGEEVQDKRISGDGVVLYMGTKIYGEKTVISSGAKLGYESPVTVDDCQVGPQVELKGGFFASSVFMEKVSMGSGAQVRGGCILEEEVRGGHTVGLKQTILFPFVTLGSLINFCDCFMAGGASRKNHSEVGSSYIHFNYSPQQDKATPSLIGDVPRGVMLNQPPIFLGGQGGLVGPVRIGYGTVIAAGTVCRKDCPEGGKLLMKGGNLPREKILQPGFYRDIRGRVYNNICYLANILALRQWYIHVRQPFFQLEELGKELHAGAIDKLDFAISERLKQFQILSGKMEKSMELGRNLLKGKRSEMLLSQQGELLRNWPEIEGCFTRGHEEAVDLKNRDAFLEIIHRQIEEEGRNYIKVIQGLEGRASTIGTTWLQNIVDKITDMALKHQSSAISHMTYDL; encoded by the coding sequence ATGGAAATGACCTTGCCGCCCAAGGTAAGGCAACTGATGGGAAAAGGGGTCTCGATTCCTAACCCTTGGGCTGTTGAGATCGGTGAAGAGGTACAAGACAAGAGGATTTCTGGTGACGGGGTCGTTCTTTACATGGGAACCAAAATTTATGGCGAAAAGACCGTGATCTCTTCCGGGGCAAAGTTAGGATATGAGTCACCGGTAACCGTAGACGATTGCCAGGTTGGACCGCAAGTGGAGTTAAAGGGGGGATTTTTTGCATCCTCTGTCTTTATGGAAAAGGTCAGCATGGGAAGCGGTGCCCAGGTCAGAGGTGGTTGTATCCTGGAGGAAGAGGTCAGGGGAGGCCATACCGTGGGTTTGAAGCAAACTATCCTTTTCCCCTTTGTTACCTTGGGTAGTTTGATCAATTTTTGCGATTGTTTCATGGCGGGAGGCGCCAGCCGAAAAAATCACAGCGAGGTGGGCAGTTCTTACATACACTTCAATTACTCTCCGCAGCAGGATAAAGCCACCCCCTCCCTCATCGGTGATGTGCCGCGGGGAGTCATGTTAAACCAGCCCCCCATTTTTCTTGGCGGCCAGGGAGGTCTCGTGGGACCGGTGAGGATCGGCTACGGTACGGTTATCGCGGCGGGAACTGTCTGCCGCAAGGATTGTCCTGAAGGAGGCAAGTTGTTGATGAAAGGAGGCAACCTGCCTCGGGAAAAGATACTCCAGCCGGGATTTTACAGGGACATCAGGGGAAGGGTATATAATAACATCTGCTATCTGGCCAACATTCTGGCCCTGAGGCAGTGGTACATCCATGTCCGTCAGCCCTTTTTTCAACTTGAAGAGTTGGGTAAGGAACTGCATGCCGGGGCAATAGATAAACTGGATTTTGCCATTTCTGAAAGATTAAAGCAATTCCAGATCCTTTCCGGAAAAATGGAAAAATCTATGGAACTGGGTAGGAATTTACTAAAGGGAAAAAGGTCTGAGATGCTTCTCAGTCAACAAGGGGAACTCCTTAGGAATTGGCCGGAAATAGAAGGATGTTTTACCCGTGGGCATGAAGAGGCTGTTGATCTGAAAAACCGGGATGCCTTTCTGGAGATCATTCATCGCCAGATAGAGGAAGAGGGAAGGAACTATATAAAAGTCATTCAGGGACTGGAGGGCCGTGCTTCCACCATTGGCACAACATGGCTTCAGAATATCGTGGATAAAATCACCGACATGGCATTAAAACATCAGTCATCAGCCATCAGTCATATGACTTACGACTTATGA
- a CDS encoding helix-turn-helix domain-containing protein, whose translation MNFNDSGNNTVDEHAKTTPLSAVEDVIEKKLADIVTVLCPATKGKSRLYEEVLSMLERCLFKIALKRSNNVKSAAAAYLGINRNTFQKKMVKLGIVCEKKQSHTKHRGGGK comes from the coding sequence ATGAATTTTAATGATTCCGGTAATAATACTGTGGATGAACACGCTAAGACAACACCGCTTTCAGCGGTGGAGGATGTCATTGAGAAGAAACTCGCAGACATCGTTACGGTTTTGTGTCCGGCCACCAAAGGAAAAAGCAGGTTGTATGAAGAAGTCCTGTCCATGCTCGAGAGATGCCTGTTCAAGATTGCCTTAAAACGCTCCAATAACGTGAAGAGCGCAGCCGCCGCTTACCTCGGAATCAACAGGAATACCTTCCAGAAGAAAATGGTCAAACTCGGCATCGTCTGTGAAAAAAAGCAAAGTCATACTAAGCACCGAGGCGGCGGCAAGTAA